Proteins found in one Mesorhizobium sp. CAU 1732 genomic segment:
- a CDS encoding YqaE/Pmp3 family membrane protein — protein MDVIRILLAILIPPLGVFLQVGIGLQFWLNILLTLLGYVPGIIHAIWVILRK, from the coding sequence GTGGACGTCATTCGCATACTGCTTGCAATTCTCATTCCTCCGCTCGGCGTCTTCCTGCAGGTCGGCATCGGACTTCAGTTCTGGCTGAACATCCTGCTGACGCTTCTGGGTTACGTGCCGGGCATCATCCACGCGATCTGGGTCATCCTACGGAAATGA
- a CDS encoding curlin, whose product MIRTALKTAMAALVATTIGTSAFIAPAQAGGSLSVHVQPRNEQESRAMRAGLSLYSIYNQVKGGASIRQIGSGNAAGIAQDGRGNQGIVHQEGRGHNGTVTQNGNNNSYGLFQFGRNTNGHATQTGNGNAGATFQFGW is encoded by the coding sequence ATGATCCGCACCGCCCTCAAGACAGCCATGGCCGCACTGGTCGCCACCACGATCGGCACATCCGCCTTCATCGCGCCAGCGCAGGCCGGCGGTTCGCTCAGCGTCCATGTGCAGCCGAGAAACGAGCAGGAAAGCCGCGCCATGCGCGCCGGCCTCTCGCTCTACTCGATCTACAATCAGGTGAAGGGCGGCGCCTCCATCCGCCAGATCGGCAGCGGCAACGCCGCCGGGATCGCGCAGGACGGGCGGGGCAATCAGGGCATCGTCCACCAGGAAGGCCGCGGCCACAACGGAACCGTGACCCAGAACGGCAACAACAATTCCTACGGTCTCTTCCAGTTCGGTCGCAACACCAACGGACACGCCACCCAGACCGGCAATGGCAATGCGGGAGCCACCTTCCAGTTCGGCTGGTAG
- a CDS encoding LysE family translocator, producing the protein MNELTIAAFALVAFIGIATPGPTVLLALTNGSRFGMRRSAWGMLGAVLSDFVLIGAVALGLGALLAASEFWFTVVKWAGAAYLAFLGFQMLRSQGSIDLAAQKTATGHGSARSIFMKSFLVAVTNPKGYLFFSAFLPQFITPGEPQFVQYAVLATVFASIDAIVMAGYALIGSRAVRILTRNGAMWLDRLCGGALIALAGSLALYRRAAN; encoded by the coding sequence ATGAACGAGCTGACCATCGCCGCCTTCGCGCTCGTCGCCTTCATCGGCATCGCCACGCCAGGGCCGACCGTGCTTCTGGCGCTCACCAACGGCTCGCGCTTCGGGATGCGTCGCTCGGCGTGGGGAATGCTCGGCGCGGTGCTGTCGGATTTCGTGCTGATCGGCGCCGTGGCGCTCGGTCTCGGCGCGCTGCTTGCCGCGTCGGAGTTCTGGTTCACCGTGGTAAAATGGGCGGGCGCCGCCTACCTCGCCTTTCTCGGTTTCCAGATGCTGCGCTCGCAAGGCAGCATCGATCTTGCCGCGCAGAAGACCGCGACCGGCCACGGCTCGGCGCGCTCCATCTTCATGAAGAGCTTTCTGGTCGCCGTGACCAATCCCAAGGGATATCTGTTCTTCTCGGCCTTCCTGCCTCAGTTCATCACGCCCGGCGAACCGCAATTCGTCCAGTATGCAGTTCTGGCCACAGTGTTCGCCTCGATCGACGCGATCGTGATGGCGGGCTACGCACTGATCGGCTCGCGCGCCGTGCGCATCCTGACCCGCAACGGAGCGATGTGGCTCGACCGGCTTTGCGGCGGCGCGCTGATCGCGCTCGCCGGCTCGCTGGCGCTCTACCGTCGCGCTGCAAACTAG
- a CDS encoding type II toxin-antitoxin system ParD family antitoxin gives MARMERFTVDLPAETIADVERAVESGLYSSASEVLQAGIDALHIGDDTPHEGPEFEAWLRKEVVPTYDRIKAGKERLIPIDEVFAELKARHEADRET, from the coding sequence ATGGCCAGGATGGAACGCTTTACAGTCGATCTGCCGGCAGAAACGATCGCCGACGTCGAACGCGCGGTCGAAAGTGGGCTTTACAGTTCTGCAAGCGAAGTTCTTCAGGCCGGCATCGACGCCTTGCATATCGGCGACGACACGCCTCACGAAGGACCGGAATTCGAGGCATGGCTGCGCAAAGAGGTCGTGCCGACATACGATCGCATCAAGGCCGGCAAAGAGCGGCTGATCCCGATCGATGAGGTATTTGCCGAACTCAAAGCCCGCCATGAGGCAGACCGCGAGACATGA
- a CDS encoding ABC transporter permease has protein sequence MSAPSKGFDWVKAAPWLYTIALFIVWEGVVRIFALPQYLLPAPTRIVEAIIQFWPAIWKNSLQTLYTTTLGFLLAVIGGLALGILVGWSRFIYAGLYPLMVGFNAIPKVALVPILVIWFGIGTVPAVLTAFLIAFFPIVVNVATGLATIEPEMEDVLRALGAKKMDIMLKVGIPRSMPYFFGSLKIAITLAFVGSVIAETVAANSGLGHMMLAAQSQFNVPLVFAGLVMLAIEGIIMYAIMAWIEMRMTGWAHRSQMANT, from the coding sequence ATGAGCGCGCCATCGAAGGGTTTCGACTGGGTGAAAGCCGCACCGTGGCTCTATACGATCGCGCTGTTCATCGTGTGGGAAGGCGTGGTGCGCATCTTCGCGCTGCCGCAATACCTGCTGCCGGCCCCGACGCGCATTGTGGAAGCGATCATCCAGTTCTGGCCTGCGATCTGGAAGAACTCGCTCCAGACGCTCTACACCACGACGCTGGGCTTCCTGCTCGCCGTGATCGGCGGGCTGGCGCTCGGCATCCTCGTCGGCTGGTCGCGCTTCATTTATGCCGGGCTCTATCCGCTGATGGTCGGGTTCAACGCCATCCCGAAGGTGGCGCTCGTCCCGATCCTCGTCATCTGGTTCGGCATCGGCACCGTGCCGGCCGTCCTGACGGCGTTTCTGATCGCGTTCTTCCCGATCGTGGTGAACGTCGCGACCGGCCTCGCGACCATCGAGCCCGAGATGGAGGACGTGCTGCGGGCGCTGGGCGCGAAGAAGATGGATATCATGCTGAAGGTCGGCATCCCGCGCTCCATGCCCTACTTCTTCGGCTCGCTGAAGATCGCGATCACGCTGGCTTTCGTCGGGTCGGTGATCGCCGAGACGGTGGCGGCCAATTCCGGCCTCGGCCATATGATGCTCGCCGCGCAATCCCAGTTCAACGTGCCGCTGGTGTTCGCCGGCCTCGTGATGCTGGCGATCGAGGGCATCATCATGTACGCCATCATGGCGTGGATCGAAATGCGCATGACCGGCTGGGCCCATCGCAGCCAGATGGCGAACACATAG
- a CDS encoding calcium-binding protein yields the protein MTTFYQFENSIGTGVRFTFANTGDEYQVLGGVRVESTDDFAIAGALGNQSVRVDGTVVAAESAIVLQGANNHVTIGSSGIVTSNEPISGNTAIFLTGGNSSVLNEGQVNAASAIGILLQGGDNEVLNRGSITAASGAFLGLFGSVGDTLFNEGSISANAAGDANADFRYNNGVFTEGDRTVIVNTVSGAISAISSQGAGIAIGTAGGDGSWVENRGLVTSQQWFGVDFANMDDGDTARLVNHGTITGLAGAFRGNATAEMIVNRGVMNGDVLLGNGNDTFDGTGGTVNGTVLGGLGNDTYRISSSAIVIAELAAEGTDSVISTATYTLGANIENLTLAGNGDINATGNASANTIIGNGGNNLINGGAGDDVMYGGGGNDIFVVATVADQTIEGLNQGTDTVRAYINWTLGTNVERLELLGSAANGTGNALANTLVGNGLANILNGGDGNDYISASAGNDTLNGGNQNDTLVGGAGADIMNGGAGNDTFLYLALSDTPVGVATRDTINAFVHGEDKINLAAIDANASAAGDQAFSFIGTGNFTGVAGQLRYAAFGNTCLVTGDVNGDSVADFQIAVNNTNFMAGTDFIT from the coding sequence ATGACGACGTTTTATCAGTTCGAGAATTCGATCGGTACCGGTGTTCGCTTCACCTTCGCCAACACAGGCGATGAATATCAGGTGCTCGGAGGTGTCAGGGTCGAGTCGACAGACGACTTTGCGATTGCGGGAGCCTTGGGAAATCAATCGGTCAGGGTCGATGGGACCGTGGTCGCGGCCGAGTCCGCCATCGTACTTCAAGGCGCCAACAATCACGTCACGATCGGCTCCAGCGGCATCGTGACATCCAATGAACCGATCAGCGGAAATACCGCCATTTTCCTGACCGGCGGCAATTCTTCGGTTTTGAACGAAGGGCAGGTCAACGCGGCAAGCGCGATCGGCATCCTGTTGCAAGGTGGAGACAACGAAGTCCTCAATCGCGGTTCGATAACGGCTGCAAGCGGAGCGTTTCTCGGCCTGTTCGGCAGTGTGGGCGATACGCTGTTCAACGAGGGCAGCATCTCGGCAAATGCCGCAGGCGATGCAAATGCCGACTTCCGCTACAACAACGGCGTCTTCACCGAGGGCGACCGCACCGTCATCGTGAACACTGTGAGCGGAGCGATATCGGCAATCTCGAGCCAGGGCGCGGGCATTGCGATCGGCACCGCCGGGGGCGACGGCTCCTGGGTCGAAAATCGCGGCCTCGTGACGTCGCAGCAATGGTTCGGCGTCGATTTCGCGAACATGGATGACGGCGATACCGCGCGGCTCGTGAACCACGGCACGATCACCGGCCTTGCCGGTGCGTTCCGGGGCAACGCCACCGCCGAGATGATCGTCAACCGCGGCGTGATGAACGGCGACGTTCTGCTGGGCAATGGAAACGACACGTTCGATGGGACCGGCGGAACGGTCAACGGCACGGTGCTCGGGGGACTTGGAAACGACACCTACCGCATCTCGAGCTCCGCGATCGTGATTGCCGAACTTGCGGCCGAGGGCACGGACAGCGTGATCAGCACGGCGACGTACACGCTTGGCGCGAATATCGAGAACCTTACCCTTGCCGGCAACGGCGATATCAATGCCACGGGCAATGCCAGCGCCAACACGATCATCGGCAATGGCGGGAACAATCTCATCAATGGCGGCGCAGGCGACGACGTGATGTACGGTGGCGGCGGGAACGACATTTTCGTCGTCGCCACGGTGGCGGACCAGACGATCGAGGGATTGAACCAGGGTACGGACACGGTTCGCGCCTATATCAACTGGACCCTTGGCACGAATGTCGAGCGCCTGGAATTGCTGGGTTCGGCCGCCAATGGCACGGGCAACGCGCTCGCCAACACGCTCGTCGGCAACGGTCTCGCCAACATCTTGAATGGCGGAGACGGAAACGATTACATCAGCGCAAGTGCGGGCAACGATACGCTCAACGGCGGCAACCAGAACGACACGCTGGTGGGCGGTGCGGGCGCCGACATCATGAACGGAGGGGCCGGCAACGATACCTTTCTGTACCTCGCGCTATCGGACACCCCCGTCGGGGTCGCCACGCGCGACACGATCAACGCCTTCGTCCATGGCGAGGACAAGATCAACCTGGCGGCGATCGACGCCAATGCGAGCGCCGCCGGCGATCAGGCGTTCAGTTTCATCGGCACGGGAAACTTCACCGGCGTCGCCGGCCAGTTGCGCTACGCGGCGTTCGGCAACACATGCCTTGTCACCGGCGACGTGAACGGCGACAGCGTGGCGGATTTCCAGATCGCGGTGAACAACACCAACTTCATGGCCGGCACGGATTTCATCACCTGA
- a CDS encoding CaiB/BaiF CoA-transferase family protein: protein MADAPLKGIRVIELARILAGPWGGQVLADLGADVIKIENPDGGDDTRKWGPPFIMSHDGDNLSAAYYHSTNRGKRSIALDFSTPEGAEAVRKLVATADVMIENFKVGGLKKYGLDYESLRKINPRLVYCSITGFGQDGPYAPRAGYDFIIQGIGGLMSITGEPGGEPQKVGVAVSDIFTGLYSVIAIQAALRHAEATGEGQHIDMALLDTQVSILGNQNLNYLASGKPPIRMGNAHMNIAPYEVLPVKDGFFILAVGNDGQFQRFCKVVGLDHLPSDPDFATNPARVNNRVGLREVLVATLAGWEREKLLPLLDVAAVPASPINDIAQMFADPQVVARGMRMDIDDGMGNALPSVRAPMVMSGTPLTYDRPSPRLGQHTDEIMAELDAVASARNEAAS, encoded by the coding sequence ATGGCTGATGCGCCGCTGAAAGGCATTCGCGTTATCGAACTCGCCCGCATCCTCGCCGGCCCGTGGGGAGGACAGGTCCTTGCCGACCTCGGCGCGGATGTCATCAAGATCGAAAACCCCGATGGCGGCGACGACACCCGCAAATGGGGGCCTCCCTTCATCATGAGCCATGACGGCGACAACCTCTCCGCCGCCTATTACCATTCGACCAATCGCGGCAAGCGCTCGATCGCGCTCGATTTCTCCACCCCGGAAGGCGCGGAAGCGGTGCGCAAGCTGGTCGCAACCGCGGATGTCATGATCGAGAATTTCAAGGTCGGAGGCCTGAAGAAATACGGGCTCGACTATGAAAGCCTGCGCAAGATCAATCCCCGCCTCGTCTACTGCTCCATCACCGGCTTCGGGCAGGACGGCCCCTATGCACCGCGCGCGGGCTACGACTTCATCATCCAGGGCATCGGCGGGCTGATGTCGATCACCGGCGAACCGGGCGGCGAGCCGCAAAAGGTCGGCGTTGCCGTCTCCGATATTTTCACGGGCCTCTATTCCGTCATCGCCATCCAGGCAGCTTTGCGTCACGCGGAAGCGACCGGCGAGGGCCAGCATATCGACATGGCGCTCCTCGACACGCAGGTTTCGATCCTGGGCAATCAGAACCTGAATTATCTGGCTTCCGGCAAGCCGCCGATCCGGATGGGCAATGCCCACATGAACATTGCGCCCTATGAGGTTTTGCCCGTCAAGGACGGGTTCTTCATCCTCGCGGTCGGCAATGACGGCCAGTTCCAGCGTTTCTGCAAGGTGGTCGGCCTCGACCATCTGCCGAGCGATCCGGACTTCGCCACCAACCCGGCGCGGGTGAACAACCGCGTAGGGCTGCGCGAGGTGCTGGTCGCGACCCTTGCCGGATGGGAGCGCGAAAAACTGCTGCCGCTGCTCGACGTGGCCGCCGTGCCGGCAAGCCCGATCAACGACATCGCGCAGATGTTCGCAGACCCCCAAGTCGTGGCACGCGGCATGCGCATGGATATCGACGACGGCATGGGCAACGCCCTGCCCTCCGTCCGCGCCCCCATGGTGATGAGCGGCACGCCGCTGACATACGATCGCCCGTCGCCGCGACTGGGACAGCATACGGACGAGATCATGGCGGAACTCGACGCGGTAGCTAGCGCGAGGAACGAGGCGGCATCATGA
- a CDS encoding ABC transporter ATP-binding protein, translating to MAEPLVAIRDVDMRYGGAEGTLAVEGLTLDVAKGEFAAVVGPSGCGKSTLMKLVTGLYIPQKGSVVVAGDTVTKPVSIVGMAFQNPTMLPWRTTLDNILLPLEVVERHRHRLRRNKAEYVAKAELLLETVGLKGFGSKFPWQLSGGMQQRANLCRALIHEPELLMLDEPFGALDSFTREELWCVIRDLHAAQGVTIVLVTHDLREATFLADRILVMSARPGRITKDQRVPFARPRDLEILYQADFNDIVHELRGNIADARRAA from the coding sequence ATGGCAGAGCCACTCGTCGCCATTCGGGACGTCGACATGCGGTATGGCGGGGCCGAGGGCACGCTGGCCGTCGAGGGGCTGACCCTCGATGTCGCCAAGGGCGAGTTCGCCGCCGTTGTCGGGCCGTCGGGCTGTGGCAAGTCCACCCTGATGAAGCTGGTCACCGGTCTTTACATTCCACAAAAGGGCAGCGTCGTCGTGGCGGGCGACACGGTCACGAAACCTGTCAGCATCGTCGGCATGGCGTTCCAGAACCCGACGATGCTGCCGTGGCGCACGACGCTCGACAACATTCTCCTGCCGCTCGAAGTGGTCGAACGGCATCGCCACCGCCTGCGCCGCAACAAGGCGGAGTATGTCGCCAAGGCCGAGCTGCTTCTGGAAACGGTGGGTCTCAAGGGTTTCGGCAGCAAATTTCCCTGGCAGTTGTCCGGCGGCATGCAGCAGCGCGCCAACCTCTGCCGCGCGCTCATCCACGAGCCGGAGCTACTGATGCTCGACGAGCCTTTCGGCGCGCTCGACAGTTTTACCCGGGAGGAGTTGTGGTGCGTCATCCGCGACCTGCACGCCGCGCAAGGCGTGACGATCGTGCTTGTGACGCACGATCTGCGTGAAGCGACCTTCCTTGCCGATCGCATCCTGGTCATGAGCGCAAGGCCCGGCCGGATCACCAAGGACCAGCGCGTGCCGTTCGCCCGACCACGCGACCTCGAGATTCTCTATCAGGCGGATTTCAACGACATCGTTCACGAGCTGCGCGGCAACATCGCAGACGCCAGGAGGGCCGCATGA
- a CDS encoding type II toxin-antitoxin system RelE/ParE family toxin, which yields MKSRIVRFSQSANNDLKEIYRDIRTATSWRVAGGFIERIEHFCRSLDLASERGTRRDELRRNVRTLGFERSLTIVFEVDEQEVHVLRIFRAGRDWESEFSDD from the coding sequence ATGAAATCTCGCATCGTCAGGTTCTCGCAATCCGCTAATAACGATCTCAAAGAAATTTATAGAGATATTCGGACTGCAACAAGTTGGCGGGTGGCTGGTGGCTTCATCGAACGCATCGAACATTTCTGTCGATCGCTTGATCTCGCCTCAGAAAGGGGGACGCGGCGCGACGAATTGCGCCGAAACGTTCGGACGCTGGGCTTTGAACGTTCGCTGACCATAGTATTCGAGGTCGATGAGCAGGAAGTTCACGTCCTTCGCATTTTCCGAGCCGGCCGAGATTGGGAATCCGAGTTCTCAGACGACTAA
- a CDS encoding ABC transporter substrate-binding protein, translating to MISRRAFSTAAAALFAGTMFAGFSMPAAAQTTDIKFTLDWKFEGPAAGFFLAMDNGHFEAEGLNVTIDSGNGSVEAIPRVATGAYQMGFGDINSLIKFLDEDPSQKIKAVMVVYERPPFSIIGRKSLGVTEDPKSVEGRKLGAPPPDGAFAQWKAFVQAADIDESKVTIESVGFPVREPMLAQGQVDGIFGFAFSSVLNLKAQGVPADDISTILMAENGLDLYGNSILVNTDFAAENPDAVKGFLKALAKGFADAVADPEAGAAAVMKRNEVLTKEIEVERLEMANAMNIKTPYVIENGFGGIDEGKLTQSIEYLKVSMGLKGAVGAADIFDASFLPPKEERMLP from the coding sequence ATGATTTCTCGCAGGGCGTTTTCGACGGCAGCAGCCGCGCTCTTTGCCGGTACGATGTTTGCCGGCTTCTCGATGCCAGCCGCCGCTCAGACGACGGACATCAAGTTCACGCTGGACTGGAAGTTCGAGGGGCCGGCGGCCGGCTTCTTCCTGGCCATGGACAACGGCCACTTCGAGGCCGAGGGGCTCAACGTCACGATCGATTCGGGCAATGGTTCCGTCGAGGCGATCCCGCGCGTCGCGACCGGCGCCTACCAGATGGGTTTTGGCGACATCAACTCGCTGATCAAGTTCCTGGACGAGGATCCGTCGCAGAAGATCAAGGCGGTGATGGTCGTGTACGAGCGCCCGCCATTCTCGATCATCGGCCGCAAGTCGCTCGGCGTCACGGAAGATCCGAAGTCGGTCGAAGGCAGGAAGCTCGGCGCGCCGCCGCCCGATGGCGCATTCGCGCAGTGGAAGGCTTTCGTTCAGGCAGCCGACATCGATGAAAGCAAGGTCACCATCGAAAGCGTCGGCTTCCCCGTGCGCGAGCCGATGCTGGCGCAGGGCCAGGTCGACGGCATCTTCGGCTTCGCCTTTTCCTCGGTGCTGAACCTGAAGGCGCAAGGCGTGCCCGCCGACGACATCTCGACGATCCTGATGGCCGAGAACGGCCTTGATCTCTACGGCAACTCGATCCTCGTCAATACGGACTTCGCGGCTGAAAATCCGGATGCGGTGAAGGGCTTCCTCAAGGCGCTCGCCAAGGGCTTTGCCGATGCCGTCGCCGATCCCGAGGCCGGCGCTGCCGCCGTCATGAAGCGCAACGAGGTGCTGACCAAGGAGATCGAGGTCGAGCGGCTCGAAATGGCGAACGCGATGAACATCAAGACGCCCTACGTGATCGAAAACGGTTTCGGCGGGATCGACGAAGGCAAGCTCACGCAGTCGATCGAGTATCTGAAGGTTTCGATGGGCCTCAAGGGCGCGGTCGGAGCTGCCGACATCTTCGACGCCTCGTTCCTTCCACCGAAGGAAGAGCGGATGCTTCCATAA
- a CDS encoding alpha/beta hydrolase: protein MPFDKQVIVNSPTGASINLFVREPSGPRAVVQINHGLAEHAARYERFADYLAARDYATYVHDHRGHGHTKAEDAPQGSFGKEPARETVIADVLAVHDTIAADHPGVPVIVFGHSMGALIALNFVLVHSDRIAAAAVWNGNFSAGLLGRAAQAVLAWERFRLGSDVPSRILPKLTFDAWAKQVTDGRTSFDWLSRDHAEVDAYVADPLCGWSASVGMWRTVFDFVFLGADNANFADVRRDLPVNLVGGAADPESNFGKTVTELESRMRAMGFSNLVSTIYPDVRHESLNELNRDLIMKDFADWADRQPF, encoded by the coding sequence ATGCCATTCGACAAACAGGTTATCGTCAACTCGCCCACAGGCGCGTCCATCAACCTGTTCGTGCGCGAGCCGTCCGGCCCCCGCGCGGTCGTCCAGATCAATCACGGCCTCGCCGAGCATGCCGCGCGCTACGAACGCTTCGCCGACTATCTCGCCGCGCGTGACTATGCGACCTATGTTCACGATCATCGCGGCCACGGACACACGAAGGCTGAGGATGCGCCGCAGGGTTCGTTCGGCAAGGAACCGGCGCGCGAAACGGTGATCGCCGACGTTCTCGCCGTCCACGACACGATCGCGGCAGACCATCCGGGTGTGCCGGTGATCGTCTTCGGTCATTCGATGGGTGCGTTGATCGCCCTCAATTTCGTGCTTGTGCATTCCGATCGCATCGCCGCCGCCGCCGTCTGGAACGGGAATTTCTCGGCCGGTCTGCTCGGACGGGCGGCTCAGGCGGTGCTGGCGTGGGAGCGTTTTCGGCTCGGCTCGGACGTTCCCTCCCGTATCCTGCCGAAACTCACCTTCGACGCGTGGGCGAAGCAGGTCACGGACGGGCGTACGTCGTTCGACTGGCTGTCGCGCGACCATGCCGAGGTGGATGCCTATGTTGCCGACCCGCTCTGCGGCTGGAGCGCTTCGGTCGGCATGTGGCGCACGGTGTTCGATTTCGTCTTCCTCGGCGCCGACAATGCCAACTTTGCAGATGTGCGCCGCGACCTGCCCGTCAATCTCGTCGGGGGCGCGGCCGATCCCGAATCGAATTTCGGCAAGACCGTCACGGAACTTGAAAGCCGCATGCGGGCGATGGGCTTTTCGAATCTCGTTTCAACGATTTATCCGGATGTCCGCCACGAATCCCTCAACGAGTTGAATCGCGATCTCATCATGAAGGACTTCGCCGATTGGGCGGATCGCCAGCCTTTTTGA
- a CDS encoding thiamine pyrophosphate-binding protein, which produces MKTGGQLIVDALEANGVERIYSVPGESYLAVLDALHDSSIENVVCRQEGGAAMMADCEGRLTGKPGICFVTRGPGATNASAGVHIAQQDSNPMIIFIGQVARGIKEREAFQEVDYKAFYGSMAKWVVEIEDAARVPELVTRAFAVATSGRPGPVVIALPEDMLTDEVEAPKPRPFTPVETRPGQPEMERLVELLNGAKRPFLVLGGTRWTEEAVKQICAGISRWKLPVGCSFRRQTLCDQLHDCYAGDIGIGANPKLSSYIKDSDLVILVGCRFGEMPSADYTLLKSPYPDQTLVHIFPDPEELGRVYRPDLAINASNTAFAEAFAQTAPKDTPSWASQTEDLHKSYLEWSTPPQDGPGDVKMGRVMSWLEENLPEDAIIANGAGNFATWMHRFHRYRRFNGQAAPTSGSMGYGVPAGVAAKGIFPHREVVVWAGDGDFLMHGQEFATAVQYDRPIIVVILNNGIFGTIRMHQERDYPGRVSGTTLRNPDFAAYARAFGGHGETVATTEEFAPAYERARASGKPSIIEIKLDPEAITPTRTLSQIREGK; this is translated from the coding sequence ATGAAAACAGGCGGACAACTGATCGTCGATGCGCTGGAAGCCAACGGCGTCGAGCGCATTTATTCCGTGCCGGGCGAGAGCTATCTGGCCGTCCTCGACGCGCTGCACGATTCCAGCATCGAGAACGTCGTCTGCCGCCAGGAAGGCGGCGCGGCGATGATGGCCGATTGCGAGGGCCGGCTGACTGGAAAGCCCGGCATCTGTTTCGTCACACGCGGCCCAGGCGCGACGAACGCCTCGGCCGGCGTCCATATCGCACAGCAGGATTCGAACCCGATGATCATCTTCATCGGGCAGGTGGCGCGCGGCATCAAGGAACGCGAGGCGTTCCAGGAAGTCGACTACAAGGCGTTCTACGGATCGATGGCGAAGTGGGTGGTCGAGATCGAGGATGCCGCTCGGGTGCCCGAGCTCGTCACCCGCGCCTTCGCTGTCGCCACCTCAGGCCGCCCCGGCCCGGTCGTGATCGCATTGCCGGAAGACATGCTGACCGACGAGGTCGAGGCCCCGAAGCCCCGGCCCTTCACGCCGGTTGAGACGCGGCCGGGACAGCCGGAAATGGAGCGGCTGGTTGAACTGCTGAACGGCGCAAAGCGCCCGTTCCTCGTACTTGGCGGCACCCGCTGGACCGAAGAGGCGGTAAAGCAGATCTGTGCCGGCATCAGTCGGTGGAAGCTGCCAGTCGGCTGTTCCTTCCGCCGCCAGACGCTGTGCGACCAGTTGCACGATTGCTATGCCGGCGACATCGGCATCGGCGCGAATCCGAAGCTGTCGAGCTACATCAAGGACAGCGATCTGGTCATCCTCGTCGGCTGCCGCTTCGGCGAAATGCCGTCGGCCGACTATACGCTGCTGAAAAGCCCCTACCCGGACCAGACGCTGGTCCATATCTTCCCCGACCCGGAAGAACTCGGCCGCGTCTACCGGCCGGATCTCGCGATCAATGCGTCCAACACGGCTTTCGCTGAGGCCTTCGCTCAGACGGCGCCTAAAGACACGCCAAGCTGGGCAAGCCAGACGGAAGACCTGCACAAGAGCTATCTGGAATGGTCGACGCCTCCGCAGGACGGGCCGGGCGACGTCAAGATGGGTCGCGTCATGTCCTGGCTGGAGGAAAACCTGCCCGAGGACGCCATCATCGCCAACGGAGCGGGCAATTTCGCGACATGGATGCATCGCTTCCACCGCTATCGCCGCTTCAACGGACAGGCAGCACCGACATCCGGCTCCATGGGCTACGGCGTGCCGGCAGGCGTCGCCGCGAAAGGCATATTCCCCCACCGCGAGGTCGTCGTCTGGGCCGGCGACGGCGACTTCCTGATGCACGGACAGGAGTTTGCAACAGCGGTGCAATATGACCGTCCCATCATCGTCGTGATCCTGAACAACGGCATTTTCGGCACGATCCGCATGCATCAGGAGCGCGACTATCCCGGCCGGGTCTCGGGCACGACGCTGAGGAACCCCGACTTCGCCGCCTATGCCCGCGCCTTCGGCGGTCATGGCGAGACGGTCGCCACGACGGAAGAATTCGCGCCTGCCTATGAACGCGCGCGAGCGAGCGGCAAACCGTCGATCATCGAGATCAAGCTCGACCCGGAGGCAATCACCCCGACGCGGACCCTGAGCCAGATACGCGAGGGGAAATAG
- a CDS encoding DUF4112 domain-containing protein, which translates to MAPDGADGDPAKIKALAELDQLARLLDSNWTIPGTSIRFGVDAVAGLVPVVGDSAMALVSAYIILRARSHGASGALIARMAGNVAIDTVIGSIPLLGSIFDVYFKSNKRNVLLLRRHLEQRGKI; encoded by the coding sequence ATGGCTCCCGACGGCGCAGATGGCGATCCCGCCAAAATCAAGGCTTTGGCCGAACTCGACCAGCTTGCGAGACTCCTCGATTCGAACTGGACCATACCGGGCACGTCGATCCGGTTCGGGGTCGATGCTGTCGCCGGCCTCGTGCCGGTCGTCGGCGATTCGGCGATGGCGCTTGTCTCGGCCTACATCATCCTGCGCGCACGCAGCCACGGTGCCAGCGGCGCGCTCATCGCCCGCATGGCCGGAAACGTGGCGATCGACACGGTGATCGGATCGATCCCGCTGCTCGGCTCGATCTTCGACGTCTATTTCAAGTCGAACAAGCGCAACGTGCTCTTGCTGAGACGCCATCTCGAGCAACGCGGAAAAATCTGA